A genomic stretch from Syntrophales bacterium includes:
- a CDS encoding SDR family oxidoreductase: MGEKSAIRFDGRVAIVTGAGGGLGRVYALELAKRGAKVVVNDFGGARDGSGAGAAGPADKVVDEIKALGGEAVANYDSVATAEGGANIVKTAIDAFGKLDILINNAGILRDKGLLKLEPENWQIVLDVHLTGAYNVTRPAFGAMKDNGFGRIVMTTSAAGLYGNFGQTNYSSAKLGLVGFMNTLKLEGGKFNFKVNTIAPIAASRLTEDILPPDMLDKLKPEYVSPIVLYLCSEECGDTGHVYNCGAGFYNRAAIMTAPGVVLGGGTKIPSVEDISVNWAKIADLKGAREYSNLNELVLGDVLAALEGKKEAPKSSSGFAAVKDVFAAMPGAFQAGAATTDVVFQYCISGDGGGDWYAEIKGGALTVAAGTHASPGCTLKMAAGDYIDLMNGKMNAMKAYTSGKLKIEGDLMKSQLLEKLFKF, from the coding sequence ATGGGAGAAAAGAGCGCAATTCGTTTTGATGGCCGCGTGGCCATCGTAACCGGCGCGGGCGGCGGCCTGGGCCGCGTGTACGCCCTGGAGCTCGCCAAGCGCGGGGCCAAGGTGGTCGTCAACGACTTCGGCGGGGCTCGTGACGGCTCCGGCGCAGGCGCCGCGGGTCCGGCGGACAAGGTCGTCGATGAGATCAAGGCACTGGGCGGAGAAGCCGTGGCCAATTACGACAGCGTCGCCACCGCAGAGGGCGGTGCGAACATTGTCAAGACGGCCATCGACGCCTTCGGGAAATTGGACATCCTTATCAACAATGCAGGCATTCTTCGGGACAAGGGTCTCCTCAAGCTGGAGCCGGAGAACTGGCAGATCGTGCTCGACGTTCATCTGACCGGCGCCTACAACGTGACCCGCCCGGCCTTCGGCGCCATGAAAGACAACGGATTCGGGCGGATCGTCATGACGACCTCCGCAGCGGGACTGTACGGCAATTTCGGCCAGACGAACTACAGCTCGGCCAAACTGGGTCTCGTAGGCTTCATGAACACCCTGAAGCTGGAAGGCGGGAAGTTCAACTTCAAGGTCAACACCATTGCCCCGATCGCCGCTTCGCGGCTGACGGAAGACATCCTGCCGCCGGACATGCTGGACAAGCTGAAACCGGAGTACGTGTCCCCCATCGTCCTGTACCTCTGCTCGGAAGAGTGTGGGGACACCGGCCACGTCTACAACTGCGGCGCCGGCTTCTACAATCGCGCCGCCATCATGACGGCCCCGGGCGTTGTTCTCGGCGGCGGAACGAAGATCCCCTCCGTTGAAGACATCTCCGTCAACTGGGCGAAGATCGCCGATCTGAAGGGTGCCAGGGAATACAGCAACCTGAACGAACTCGTTCTCGGTGACGTCCTCGCGGCCCTGGAGGGGAAGAAGGAAGCCCCGAAGAGCAGCAGTGGATTTGCCGCGGTGAAAGATGTCTTCGCTGCCATGCCCGGTGCCTTCCAGGCGGGTGCGGCCACAACAGACGTGGTGTTCCAGTACTGCATCTCCGGCGACGGCGGCGGCGACTGGTACGCGGAGATCAAGGGCGGTGCCCTGACCGTGGCGGCTGGAACCCATGCGAGCCCCGGCTGCACGCTGAAGATGGCCGCCGGCGACTATATCGATCTCATGAACGGGAAGATGAACGCCATGAAGGCCTACACCTCCGGCAAGCTGAAGATTGAAGGCGACCTGATGAAATCGCAGCTCCTGGAGAAGCTGTTCAAATTCTGA